A window of Ovis canadensis isolate MfBH-ARS-UI-01 breed Bighorn chromosome X, ARS-UI_OviCan_v2, whole genome shotgun sequence contains these coding sequences:
- the LOC138930668 gene encoding melanoma-associated antigen B10-like, translating into MPRGQKSKLRAREKRRQARQESSDRVEAQPTEPKEEEFPSSPSPSFEDVPQSSAATGTSSSLQVPGKICSTTVAASVSDAKFSEGATDQGEEKPKVSQSQDTTKRCPKDPVDKKVALLVNYLLIKYQMKEPVTKRDMLRNVIHKYKNHFSEILRKASEHLELLFGLDVKETDPNKGTYVLVNKMELGSDEKLGDDREIPKTGLLMIVLGVILTKGNCATEEQVWEVLNMMELYEEKKDAIYGDVKQLITKDLVQEKYLEYRQVANSDPPRYEFLWGPRAYTETTKMKVLEFVAKIHDTVPAAFPSLYKEALRDEEERAQARASARAHTAALASARSWATARGFSCTK; encoded by the coding sequence ATGCCTCGGGGTCAGAAGAGTAAGCTTCGCGCCCGTGAAAAACGCCGCCAGGCTCGACAAGAGTCCAGTGATCGGGTGGAAGCTCAGCCCACTGAACCAAAGGAAGAAGAATTCCCTTCTTCCCCATCTCCTTCTTTTGAAGATGTTCCCCAGAGCTCAGCTGCCACTGGAACATCCAGCAGTCTTCAAGTGCCTGGCAAAATCTGCTCCACCACTGTTGCTGCCTCTGTTTCAGATGCAAAATTTAGTGAAGGTGCCACTGATCAAGGAGAGGAAAAGCCAAAAGTCTCTCAGAGTCAAGATACCACTAAGCGCTGTCCCAAAGATCCTGTAGACAAGAAGGTTGCTTTGTTGGTGAATTACCTTCTGATCAAGTATCAAATGAAAGAGCCTGTGACCAAGAGAGATATGCTGAGAAATGTAATCCACAAGTACAAGAATCACTTCAGTGAGATCCTCAGGAAAGCCTCTGAGCATCTGGAGCTGCTGTTTGGCCTCGACGTGAAAGAAACGGATCCCAACAAGGGTACTTATGTCCTTGTCAATAAAATGGAACTGGGCTCTGACGAAAAGCTGGGTGATGACAGAGAGATTCCCAAGACTGGTCTGCTGATGATTGTCCTGGGTGTGATCCTCACGAAGGGCAACTGCGCCACTGAGGAGCAAGTGTGGGAAGTGCTGAATATGATGGAGTTATATGAGGAGAAGAAGGACGCCATCTATGGGGATGTGAAGCAGCTCATCACCAAAGATTTAGTGCAGGAAAAGTATCTGGAGTACCGCCAGGTGGCCAATAGTGATCCTCCACGCTATGAGTTTCTGTGGGGCCCGAGAGCCTACACTGAAACCACCAAGATGAAAGTGCTGGAGTTTGTAGCTAAGATCCATGATACGGTCCCCGCTGCCTTCCCATCCTTGTATAAGGAGGCTTTGAGAGATGAGGAAGAGAGAGCCCAAGCTAGAGCTTCAGCCAGGGCTCATACTGCTGCTTTGGCCAGTGCCCGCTCCTGGGCCACAGCCCGCGGCTTTTCCTGCACCAAATGA
- the LOC138930669 gene encoding melanoma-associated antigen B10-like: MPRGQKSKLRARERRHQAQVEPQNPGLQRATNTESIQRGHIDEKVVIMVYYLLYKYNLKEPIRKAEMLREVIQMYRSHYLEILQRAAEHMEMIFGLDLKEVDPYRHIYILVNKMEVSCDARLINRIEIPKTGLLMAILGVIFMQGNCASEERVWQTLNVMGLFNGRKHFIFGEPKKLITKDLVQQKYLEYRQVANSDPPCYEFLWGLRAHAETTKMKVLEFMAKIHNMVPTAFPSLYEEALRDEEERAQARASAKARTAALAKARSSAIASSSSHSKRV; encoded by the exons ATGCCTCGGGGTCAGAAGAGTAAGCTTCGTGCCCGTGAGAGACGCCACCAGGCCCAAGTTGAGCCCCAGAATCCG GGTCTTCAGAGAGCCACAAATACTGAGTCCATCCAAAGAGGCCATATAGATGAGAAGGTGGTTATAATGGTGTATTACCTGCTGTATAAGTATAACTTGAAAGAGCCTATTAGGAAGGCGGAAATGCTGAGAGAAGTAATCCAGATGTATAGGAGTCACTACCTTGAGATACTCCAGAGAGCTGCTGAGCACATGGAGATGATCTTTGGCCTTGACCTAAAGGAAGTGGATCCCTACCGGCACATCTACATCCTTGTCAACAAAATGGAAGTAAGCTGCGATGCAAGGCTGATAAATCGGATCGAGATTCCCAAGACGGGCCTGCTGATGGCTATTCTGGGTGTAATCTTCATGCAGGGCAATTGTGCTAGTGAGGAGCGAGTCTGGCAAACCCTGAATGTGATGGGGTTATTTAACGGGAGGAAGCACTTCATTTTTGGGGAGCCTAAGAAGCTCATTACCAAAGATTTAGTGCAGCAGAAGTACCTAGAGTACCGCCAGGTGGCCAATAGTGATCCTCCGTGCTATGAGTTCCTGTGGGGCTTAAGAGCCCACGCCGAAACCACCAAGATGAAAGTGCTAGAGTTTATGGCTAAGATCCATAATATGGTCCCCACTGCCTTCCCGTCCTTGTATGAGGAGGCTTTGAGAGATGAGGAAGAGAGAGCCCAAGCTAGAGCTTCAGCCAAGGCTCGTACTGCAGCCCTGGCCAAGGCCCGCTCCAGTGCCATAGCCAGCAGTTCCTCCCACTCCAAAAGAGTctga